In Scylla paramamosain isolate STU-SP2022 chromosome 1, ASM3559412v1, whole genome shotgun sequence, one DNA window encodes the following:
- the LOC135100487 gene encoding chorion peroxidase-like: protein MKGLLFLAVLVVTAVLVAGQFVFPGASTGDQGACDCQPATVCAIDFDVIRNGCQLGDGSQGVCCPSESAAPSSADAPAIGGSMLNVNTRNAFAESRPAVAESQLEVAVRAGVAAVDSLAALEQTLVQSNNFLQRGTPASNHVHQSRIRQSARDMDKRAWTIVMASSSVMQSEGLTRSQGGLGLRNVRVSETSLRDQCPPKVTCGDPSRRYRTADGSCNNLQNPEFGKSNTPAQRILPPTYNDGLSAFRINGVDGSPLPNVRKISSSIMVDINEPDPAFTLSVMQWAQFMDHDFAHIPFPSLENGQGIDCCPKDPNAQLHPRCQPIDISGDPFFSKFQTKCMNFVRSMLAVGPGEACTFGFAEQLNQLTHWIDGSNVYGSDDEEQRAVRSFQGGLLRTSRGNLLPINPSQGGECEAELRGAECFLAGESRVNEQPGLTTIHIIWMREHNRVASELQRLNPQWSDEEVFQEARRIVIGEMQHITFNEWLPIIIGPRFVRAFRIGVRRDGFSNDYNPTINPNMNNEFSTAAFRFGHSLVQGTINLIGQDGSFSSVLLRNNFNSPHLIQNEGRLNDLVRTLVQFPAQSFDNFVTQDLSNHLFQTPEFSFGMDLMSLNIHRGRDHAIATYNSMRQACGLRRATTFEDLRDQIIPPLINRLKALYKSVDDIDFFAGGMSETPLQGSLLGWTFTCVVGDQYARLKKGDRFFYDLGQQTGSFRLDQLNQIRRTSWARILCDNSDLTAIQPLAFQLPTRELNRPRSCKSFSIPRVDLRAWGPKKY, encoded by the exons ATGAAGGGGCTACTGTTcctggcggtgttggtggtgacggCAGTGCTGGTGGCCGGCCAGTTTGTtttcccag GTGCGTCGACTGGAGACCAGGGTGCGTGTGACTGTCAACCGGCCACTGTTTGTGCCATTGATTTCGATGTG ATCCGGAATGGCTGCCAGCTTGGCGACGGCAGCCAGGGCGTCTGCTGCCCCTCAGAAAGCGCTGCCC caAGCAGTGCGGATGCCCCCGCCATAGGGGGCAGCATGCTCAACGTGAACACCAGGAATGCCTTTGCCGAGTCGCGACCCGCGGTGGCAGAAAGCCAGCTGGAGGTGGCGGTGAGAGCCGGTGTGGCTGCAGTGGACAGCTTGGCCGCCTTAGAGCAGACACTTGTTCA GAGCAACAACTTCCTGCAAAGAGGCACCCCGGCATCCAATCACGTGCATCAGTCCAGGATCAGACAGAGTGCCCGTGACATGGACAAGCGTGCCTGGACCATCGTGATGGCCTCCTCCAGCGTGATGCAGAG CGAGGGCTTGACTAGATCACAGGGCGGCTTGGGACTGCGAAACGTGCGCGTGTCTGAAACCTCCCTTAGGGACCAGTGTCCACCTAAAGTGACGTGCGGAGACCCCAGTAGGAGATACCGCACCGCCGACGGCTCTTGCAATAACTTACAGAACCCAGAATTCGGCAAGAGCAACACACCCGCTCAGAGGATTCTCCCTCCCACCTACAACGACG GACTGTCTGCCTTCCGCATAAATGGCGTGGACGGGTCTCCTCTGCCCAATGTAAGAAAAATCAGCAGCTCAATAATGGTTGACATCAATGAGCCGGACCCAGCCTTCACGCTGTCCGTGATGCAGTGGGCGCAGTTCATGGACCACGACTTTGCACACATCCCGTTCCCTTCCCTTG AAAATGGCCAGGGTATTGACTGCTGCCCCAAGGACCCGAACGCGCAGCTTCACCCTCGCTGCCAGCCCATCGACATCTCCGGAGACCCATTCTTTTCCAAATTCCAAACTAAATGCATGAACTTCGTGAGGAGTATGCTTGCCGTGGGTCCTGGAGAGGCCTGCACCTTCGGGTTTGCTGAGCAG CTGAACCAGCTGACCCACTGGATTGACGGTTCCAATGTATACGGCTCGGACGACGAGGAACAGCGTGCGGTGAGAAGCTTCCAAGGCGGTCTGCTGAGGACTTCCCGTGGCAACCTGCTGCCCATCAACCCCAGCCAGGGAGGAGAGTGTGAGGCGGAGCTGCGAGGCGCTGAATGCTTCCTTGCTG GCGAGTCCCGCGTGAACGAGCAACCAGGCCTCACCACCATCCACATCATCTGGATGCGGGAACACAACCGCGTCGCCTCGGAGCTGCAGCGACTCAACCCTCAGTGGTCTGACGAGGAGGTGTTCCAGGAGGCGCGCCGCATTGTGATCGGCGAGATGCAGCACATCACCTTCAACGAGTGGCTCCCCATCATCATTG GTCCGAGATTTGTGCGAGCGTTCCGAATCGGGGTCCGGCGTGATGGTTTCAGTAACGACTATAACCCAACCATCAATCCCAACATGAACAACGAATTCTCCACCGCCGCTTTCCGCTTCGGCCACTCTCTGGTGCAAGGAACAATCAA TCTGATCGGGCAGGACGGGTCGTTCAGTTCGGTACTGCTCAGGAACAACTTCAATTCGCCCCACCTCATCCAAAACGAGGGCCGCTTGAATGACTTGGTACGCACCCTGGTTCAGTTCCCCGCGCAGAGCTTCGACAACTTCGTTACCCAGGATCTGTCCAACCATCTCTTCCAG aCTCCAGAATTTAGCTTCGGCATGGATCTGATGAGCCTCAACATCCACCGGGGGCGTGACCACGCCATCGCCACTTACAACTCCATGAGGCAGGCGTGTGGGCTGCGTCGTGCTACTACTTTCGAAGACTTGAGGGACCAGATCATTCCTCCG CTCATCAACAGGCTGAAAGCTCTGTACAAGAGTGTGGACGACATCGACTTCTTCGCCGGCGGCATGTCCGAAACGCCGCTGCAGGGTAGTTTGCTGGGCTGGACCTTCACCTGCGTCGTGGGTGACCAGTACGCACGCCTCAAGAAGGGAGACCGATTCTTCTACGACCTAGGACAACAAACCGGCTCGTTCAGGCTGG